The Accipiter gentilis chromosome 9, bAccGen1.1, whole genome shotgun sequence genome includes a region encoding these proteins:
- the RGR gene encoding RPE-retinal G protein-coupled receptor, with amino-acid sequence MVTAYPLPEGFTELEVFAIGTALLVEALLGFCLNGLTIISFRKIKELRTPSNLLVLSIALADCGICINAFIAAFSSFLRYWPYGSDGCQIHGFQGFLTALASISSSAAVAWDRYHHYCTRSKMQWSTAVSMMVFAWLFAAFWSVMPLLGWGEYDYEPLRTCCTLDYSKGDRNYITFLFALSIFNFMIPGFIMLTAYQSIHQKFKKSGHYKFNTGLPLKTLVICWGPYCLLCFYAAVENVMFISPKYRMIPAVIAKTVPTVDAFVYALGNENYRGGIWQFLTGQKIEKAEVDNKTK; translated from the exons ATGGTCACTGCGTACCCTCTCCCTGAAGGCTTCACTGAATTAGAGGTGTTTGCCATCGGCACTGCCCTGCTGGTAGAAG CCCTGCTTGGCTTCTGTCTGAATGGCTTGACAATTATTTCTTTCCGAAAAATCAAAGAACTCCGAACACCCAGCAATCTGCTGGTTCTCAGCATTGCACTGGCTGACTGTGGGATCTGCATCAATGCATTCATCGCTGCCTTTTCCAGTTTCCTAAG ATACTGGCCCTACGGCTCTGACGGCTGTCAAATTCATGGATTCCAGGGCTTCTTGACAGCACTAGCCAGCATTAGCTCCAGCGCTGCAGTCGCCTGGGACCGATATCATCACTACTGTACAA GGAGCAAGATGCAGTGGAGCACGGCCGTCTCCATGATGGTGTTTGCGTGGCTGTTTGCTGCCTTTTGGTCCGTGATGCccttgctggggtggggggaatacgACTACGAACCCCTCCGAACCTGCTGCACCCTGGACTACAGCAAAGGGGACAG AAACTATATCACGTTCCTTTTTGCTCTGTCCATTTTCAATTTCATGATCCCGGGCTTCATCATGCTGACGGCCTATCAGTCCATACACCAGAAGTTCAAGAAAAGTGGGCACTATAAG tttaaTACCGGTTTGCCATTGAAGACGCTGGTTATTTGCTGGGGTCCCTATTGCCTTTTATGCTTCTACGCAGCAGTTGAAAATGTGATGTTCATTTCACCAAAATACCGCATG ATTCCTGCTGTTATTGCCAAGACTGTGCCAACAGTGGATGCCTTTGTATATGCCCTGGGGAACGAGAACTACAGAGGAGGAATATGGCAGTTCCTCACAGGACAGAAGATTGAGAAAGCAGAGGTTGATAACAAAACTAAATAA